CACCTTATATGTTATCAGGCACCGGCATACGCCAAAAGTGCTGGTTGAACAGATAGACAAGAACAGTAAAGTAAATATCCTGAAAAATATGGCCATTGTGTTCAATGGCATTCGTCCCCGCGGCTTTGGTAAACACCACTATGGCTACGGCTATGGTTATGGTGACGGCTATGTATACAAAGAGAACAGAAGCAAAAAGAAATCATTTAAGCCAATATAGAATCGACCGACCTCCGGGTGAGCCATTCAGCAAATGGCGGATGGCTCACCTTACTTCTACAGCGATAGTATAACAGATTGATAATTAGTTGCCAGTTACGAAGCCCTGTAACTGAGTTGGGCGGAGCCCGTTTTAAACTCTAAACTCAAAACTCAAAATCAAACAAAGCATATGGAAGCGAATAAGAAATGGTATGCCGTTTATACCCGGCCACGGTGGGAAAAGAAGGTAGCTGATCTGCTGGTAAAAAAGCACATAGAGAGTTATTGTCCTTTGAACAAAATAGTTCGTCAATGGGCTGATAGAAAAAAATTAGTGCTGGAGCCTTTGTTTACCTCCTATGTTTTTGTGCACACTACTCCGCAGGAGCACCTGGCCATAAAACAAACAGATGGCATTCTCAATTTTGTTTACTGGCTGGGACAACCGGCTGTTATCCGTGATGAAGAAATAGACGCAGTAAAACAATTCCTGGATGAATACCACAACGTACAACTGGAAAAAATAAATGTAAACATGCACGACCGTGTGCGTATTTCCAGCGGTCCGTTAATGGCGCAGGAAGGCGATGTGATAGAAGTAAGAAGCAAAACAGTGAAAGTACAGTTGCCTACGTTGGGTTATGCGCTTACAGCGGAAGTAGAAAAGAGCAACGTGGAAGTCATACACCTGACGCCCTCGTACAGCAACAACTATTTTTATAATGCACTTTTTAGATAATCAAAAAACAAGACCTTAATAAATAACATGAAAACAGCGCTCATCACCGGTGTTAATGGTCAGGACGGTGCGTACCTGGCGGAATTATTATTGGAAAAAGGTTATATGGTCCATGGCGTAAAAAGGCGTTCATCGCTGATCAATACCCATCGGATAGATCACCTGTACCAGGACCCGCACGAAAAGGAAGTACGCTTTCGCCTGCATTATGGCGATATGACCGATAGCACCAACCTTATTCGCATTATCCAGGAAACACAACCTGATGAAATTTATAACCTGGCGGCCATGAGCCATGTAAAGGTGAGCTTTGATACGCCTGAATATACCGCCAATGCCGATGGTATTGGTACCCTGCGGTTACTGGAAGCCTTAAGAATTCTGGGATTGGAAAAAAAGACCCGCATTTACCAGGCTTCTACTTCTGAGTTGTACGGGCTGGTGCAGGAAGTGCCGCAGAAAGAAACAACGCCCTTCTACCCACGCAGTCCCTATGCCGTAGCTAAATTATACGCCTACTGGATTACGGTAAACTATCGTGAAGCATATGGCATGTATGCCTGCAATGGGATTTTATTCAACCATGAAAGCCCCTTGCGCGGTGAAACTTTTGTGACCCGTAAAATTACCCGGGCAGTAGCAGCCATTGGGCTGGGCCTGCAGGATTGCCTGTACCTGGGTAACCTGAATGCACAACGCGACTGGGGCCATGCAAAGGATTATGTGGAAGCCATGTGGCGCATTTTACAACAGGACCAACCCGAAGATTTTGTAATTGCCACCGGTATAACCACACCTGTGCGCGAGTTTGTAAGAATGGCCTTTGCCGAGTTGGGTATTATGATAGCCTTTACCGGGGAAGGCGTGAACGAAAAAGGGGTAGTGGTAGCCTGCACCAATGACGCTTATCAATTGGGAATTGGCAAAACAGTAGTATCTGTAGATCCTGAATACTTCCGCCCTACAGAAGTGGAACTGTTGATCGGCGATGCTACCAAAGCAAAAACAAAGTTGGGTTGGGAACCCAAATACGACCTGCAAATGCTGGTGAAGGAAATGGTAGCCAATGATGTGCTGGAATTTGAGCAGGCAGGCAAAGTACAATTTGAACATTTGATCAGTTGATCGCAACAACTCTAACATATGAAATCACTAGGGGTGGTTTTAACCGCCGCCGCAATACTGGTATTTGTAGTTTTGGTACTGCTCAGCAAGCAGCCCCGCAGAACATATCTGTTGTATATGTTGTACGTGATGCCGCTGATAGATTTCAAGGTTACGCCCTGGCAATTTGGAAGCTTAACCCTGTTTGATGCATTTTCCTATGTAATGCTGTTTTGGCGGTACAAGGATTTCTTAAGCATTTATAAACCGAACAGGTTTTACTTTGGCGGTTTTTGTACGTTGATCTTCCTGCTGCTGCTCGGCAGCCTTACTTCTTCGTTCATCACCAATTCCCTGCTGTCACTTTTATCTGTGTTCCCGGTATTCATTTACGCCCGCCTGTTGATGGTGGAGTGTATGCAGGATAACCAGTTCATGAATAAAATGATAAAAGTATTACAGTTTGCCTGTTTGTTTTCCATGGCGTTCCTGGCAGTGCAGCTGGTGGTGGGGCTCAACTTCAGGCTGTATTCAGAACTGAACCAGAATACCCAGGATGTAAATGGTATTCGCTACCCCAGTTATTTCCACGATTCACAGAAGTACGGACAATTTCTGGCCATGCTCAGCTTTTTGTTCCTGTTGAACAAAAAGAATGTAAAAAGGCCGGCACTAATAAACCTGTTGCTGTTTTTATTGGTAGCAGTAGCTATGTTCTTAACCGGTGGCCGCTCAGCCTTTCTGGGGCTGAGCGCCGGCGTGTTATTCCTGTTGGTGTTTGCCGGTATGCAATTTAAAAAGTACATCATTGCAGGTTGTTTGGCCGGTGGGGTGCTGATAGCCATTTTCTCTCACTCGCTGGTGGTATTTAACCGGGATGATGACATCAATAATTCACTCGATTTCAGGGCCAGCATCTGGAAGGAAGCCTTTGAGATCTACAAAGCGCATCCCTATTTAGGAATTGGTGTGGGCAACTACCAGGATTATGTTTCATTGTACGCGCAGGACCAATACCTGGTGCTGGAAGATGAGATCATTTTTCTTGACCAGCCAGAGAACGGCTATTTAAAAATACTTACCGAATATGGCGGTCCGGCCTTTTTAGTGGCATTCGTGCTTATAATTGGTAGTGCGGCAGGCGGTATGCGGGCCATGGTGAAAAAGCAAACGGATGCCCGGGTATTGTTATTTATAGCCCCTATAATAAGCTGGCTGGTGTCGTTTGTGTCGTTGTATTCCATCACCGACCGCAGGAACCTGATTGTGTTGATCTGCCTGTGTTCATTCCTGATCTATTTATCTAATCGTTCAAAAATTGTTGATGATAAACAAACTGAAGAAGTTAACGGGCAGCCTGTTTAAGTCGCGGTTAATAAAAAACAGCTTCTGGGGTATTGCGGCCAACGGCGTGCAAAGCGTGCTGTTGAGCCTGTTTTTTGTGATCATAGCGCGTAAGTACACTACCAATGAGTTTGCATATTTTTTAATAGCCAATACTATTTATCAGTTCCTGGCAGCCATCTCCACTATGGGGCTGGGTCAGTGGTTTACGCGGGAACTGGTTGATATCACCGATAAACAGGCACTGGTTAGCCGGTTTGTGAAAATACAATTATACAGCGGGGTTTTCTTTTATGTGTTGAGTATAGCTGTAGCTTTTCTGCTGTACAGCGAACCGGTGCTACAATACCTGATTGTTTTGCTGGGAGTAAATATCATTTTCGATAATATCATCTATGCCATCAAGTCGTTGAACATTGCCGAGTTCAACCAGAACAAAACATTTATTATTCTCATCATCGATACCGTGCTCCGGTTTGCGATCGGTTGTTTGCTGTTTCTTTTCCCGATGAGCATTATGATGCTATGCGTGTTGCTGATAGGCGTCCGGTTTATAACCCTGAACTTTTTCCTGGCTTTTGGTTCTTCAAAGGCCATCAGCCTGAAATCGTTGTTCAGGTACCCGCTGGCGCGGAGTGAGGTGAAGAAGATCGTATTCGCCAACTGGCCCTTTATCATTATTGGCAGTGTATCTATTGCTTACTGGCGCATTTCAAACATCATTATTTCAAAGACACTTACACTGGCCGATGTGGCTAATTTCGAGATCTCGTTCCGGGTGTTTGCCATAGCGCAGATCCTGCCGCTGATCGTTTCCATGTCGGTTTTCCCGGCGCTGGTTCAGCATTTTAAAACCGGTACCAAACAGGACTTTGGCAATTATTACAAGAAAGTATTTAACTACTACTTATTGTTTGGCCTGTTTGCCTACACCTTTATGTATTCATTTGCCGATATGTTAATTCCCTGGGCATTTGGTCATACGTACAGTGGTACCGGGGCGTTCACCAAAGAAATGTTCCTGACCATCCTGATCTTTCCTACTGCCTTGTTACAGGCGAATGTACTGGTGGCCATGAACATGGAACGGTCCGATATGTGGTTTAATGTAATTAGTCTGGTGCTGAATATAGTTTTCTGTTTTACCGGCTTCCTGTTTGCAAAAAACCTTACTACAGTAAACCTGGCCATCTTTTTCTCCTTCCTGATCTTTCATATTTGCCAGGATGCGTTGTTGCTGCGCAAGGGCATGGTCACGATGGGGCATGTACTCAAATTCTATTTGCTCACCGGCGCGCTGGCGGGTTTATATGTATTGTTATCAATGAAATTTCCACCAGTGGTATTATTTGCAGGATACTGGCTGCTGCTGGGACTGGCTTTTATAAAATTGCCTGTTGCCAGTTTTCAACTCTCCCCTAATACAAAACCAGAAAATAGTTTACCATGACAGTTGTGTATTACATGCAGGTTTCATTTTTGGATGTTTCCATTGAATTGATCAATGTGTTGAAGAAGCATGTACAGTTACATGTGTTGATTGAATTAACGCCTCATGGCAAGAACCTGACTATTCTGGAGATTGAAAAATTCCCGCAGGGAAAAACCCTGGTTACACCGGAAGAAATACTTACCAAACGTTGCTACGAAAACCTGAAACCATATTTTACCGGTGTGGCCAGCGTGCATTTTGTGATGCATAACCACAGAACAGGTTTCTCATACAGCACCTTACAGGCTTCGTTCGATACCTGGAAGTACATCCGGCAGTTTAAACCCGATATTCTTCATTTTGAAACATTCGGTTTGCGTACCGTGGGGCTATTGTTCTATTTGAAAGCATTCAAGAATGTATGCATCACCATTCACGATCCGGTGCCGCATACCGGGGAAGACAGCTGGAAGGTAACGCTGCCCCGCACGTTATGGTTCAGCCTGCCGGTTAAAAAGAAATATTTGTTCTACTCTCAATTTGCCCGGCAACAATTTGAGCAACATTATAAAAAAGAAAAGCACGAAAAAACGGTGCTGCAAATGAGCCCCTATGGGTATTTGAAAAGTATGGTGAAGCCTGAAGAGGAAGTGCAGAAGAAGCACATTCTTTTTTTTGGCCGCTTATCGCCTTACAAAGGAATTGATGACCTGTTAAACGCCATGCCGGCAGTGTTTAAGGAATTCCCCAACGAACAATTGGTGATCGCAGGTAAAGCAGTGCATGGCTTCGACATCGATGAGGAAATAATAAACAAATACCGGGACAACATTACGGTGCTTGATAAACACGTACCCAACGAAGAGCTGGCGGTACTGATACAGGAAGCAAAATTTATTATTTGTCCGTATAAAGACGCCACACAAAGCGGGGTACTGATGACCGCCTTTGGTTTAAATACCCCGGTAATTGCCACCAGTGTTGGTTCGTTCCCCGAATTTATCAGGGAAGACATGAACGGATTACTGGTTCCGCCCAGTGATCCCCAAAAACTGGCTGAAGGTATATGCTTTGCATTACGTAACGACCATTACAAACAACTGGCAGAGAATATTAAAAGTACTACGGTGGAGGATATGTGGAGCAGGAATACGGAGATACTGTTAGATGCGTATGCGTCTTAGTTGACGGGTTTACGAGTTAACACGTTAGAAGTAAGTGGAATTAAGAAGGTTGTTGATAAGGTTGATAGGGCTGATAAGGTAGATAGGGATGGCCAGGAAAGTCGGGATGAGGATCGGTTAAATATTATCGCGAGGTTGCCAAACTCCCTCCCGATTTATCGGGAGGGCCGGGGGAGGCCTCTCCGAAGCAAAGCAAACAATATTTGGTATGAAGAAAGTATTATTAAGTGCGTATGCCTGTTCACCCATAAGAGGAAGCGAGCCAGGCAACGGCTGGAGCTGGGCGTTAAACCTGGCATTGCAAGGGTATGATGTATGGTGTTTAACCAACCTGGAGGATAAGGAAGCGACAGAGATAGAATTACAAAAACTGGGGTTGCCCAACCTGCACATCGTTTTTGTAGAGTTGAAGTACAACCTCGATAAAAAGTTGTTGAACGCTTCTTCAAAAACCATATACCTGCATTACTATTTATGGCGGAAGAAAGCGGCCCGCATTGCCAAGCAGTTGCACCGGAAAATGCATTTTGATGTGGCCCATCACGTAACGTTTGGCAGTTTTCAGCAGGGTACTTTTTTGTGGAAGCTGAAAGATACCCGCATCATTTTTGGCCCGGTAGGGGGCGGGCAAGAAGCGCTGCCAGCATTTAAAGAGTATTTTGGCAAGGCGTGGAAAATTGAACAGATACGCAGCCTGATTTCAAAACTCAGTATTAAATTCAGTGCTAACCTGAAGAACACCGTTACCCGTTCGCACCACATTCTGGTAACAAACCAGGACACTGCCAATATTGTACAAAAGATAAAAACAACAGCGCCGCAAAATATTCACCTCATCCTGGATAATGCCATTCCCTTATCCATGCAGCATATGGAATACATCGATCGCAAACCCGGCAAGCAGATAAACCTGCTGTGGGTGGGCAGAATGTTGCCCCGCAAGGGTTTGAACCTGATCCTGCATGCGTTGTCGCTGGTGCCGAAGGAAGTGGATTATACATTTACAATAGTGGGCGGCGGTGAACAATACCAGTTTTTACAGGGCTGGATAGAACAATATGGGCTTGACCCCAAACGCCTGCGCATCCTGGGACAGATCCCGTTTAACGAAGTGGTTCATCACTATGAGCAGGCAGACGTATTTATTTTCTGTTCGCTGCGCGATTCCTGTCCGGCCCAGTTGAATGAAGCCATGGCCTTTGGTTTGCCCATTATCTGTCTGGATTTACATGGGTCGTCACTGGCGGTAAGCAGTGATTGCGGCATTAAAGTAAAACCAACTACAAAAGAAGAAACGGCGCAGGGTATTGCCAAAGCAATTATTAAGTTTCATGAAGATACCGCCTTTAGAAAACAATGTTCGGTAAATGCATTCAATTATGCCAAGAGCAATACCTGGGAACGCAAAGTGCATTTAATAACCTCTCAATTCTACAATTAATGGCTCAACGGATCCTGGTGGGCGTGCCACCAAAACATCACGTTCTTTTATCACAGGATGAAATTGCAGGTTTTACCGATCTGGGATATACCTGCAAACCGGTAACCTATGGCCGGAACGATGCAACTGCCGGCAAGCTCAAAAAAATATGGGGCACCATGGGAAAGGCGTTTAATGTTGTTAAAGAACTCTATGCTTTTAAACCACATATTTTGTACTTAAACTCCCGGTTTGAACCGGTTGGGAGTGTACGTGATTTTATTACTATTCTGATCATAAAGCTATTTTATCTGCGCAAAGTAAGGATCGTGATCAAAACGCATGGTTCTGATATTTCAGTTTTAGAAAGGGAATCTTTCTTTTACCGGAAACTGTTGATCCCCTTTTTGAGGAAACATGTGGTGGCATGGTTCTTTTTATCAAACGATGAGAAGGAGTTAGTGAGGAAATATGATCCCGGATTAGCGCGAAAAGTATTTGTTACAGCAAACATTGTTGATCCCGCCCGTTCAGTGGCTTCACTCGCGTTCCGTGAAAAGTATTCGCTGGATGAAAACAAATTCAAGGTATTATTCTGTGGCCGAATGGTACGCGCAAAAGGCGTGTTCAGTTTGTTGGAAAGTATTCCGCTGCTTTCGTGTAAGGAGGATTGTCAGATCGTTTTTGTGGGTGATGGACCGGATATGGCAGCGTTGAAAAAAAGAGCGGAGGAATTGAACATAACCGAGTATACACGTTTCCCGGGATTTGTTCCCGATCACGAATGCGATCATTTTTACGCCAATGCCGATATGCTGGCTTTTCCTACTTATGACAGCGAGGGATTTCCCATGGCGCTGTTTAAATCGGTAGCAGCCGGTTTACCGGTAATCACTTCCTGCATAAGGGCCGCAAAAGACCATTTATCCGAACCCGATAATGTGTTGTGGGTAGATGGACAATCGGCAGCAAGTGTGGCAAAAGCAATAGATACATTATACGATAACCATGCATTACGAAATGCCATGTCGCAGAACAACCGGACCATTGCAAAGAAATTCACCCGGCTGGAAGTATGTGCCGGCATGCATGAAGTAATGATGTCGCTTAGTCACTAGTGACTAACAGTAGTTGACCGACCACTTAGTTAAACAAAACCCGGAAAATAGTCAATATGTCGATTATCAATGTAATCAGGCAATCGCGAGATCTTTTGTTACGTAAGGTGCTGTACAGGCGCTACGACATAGCAAAAGGTTTTCATGCCGGTTTACGGGTGCGTATCTGGGGAAGGCAAAAGGTTGTGATTGGGCGTAACTTTTATATTGGGAGGGATTCCTTTATTGAAGCGGATGTAATAATAGGCAATAACGTTATGTTTGGAAACAGAGTAGCCATTATAGGACGCTACGACCATCATTATCAAAAGGCAGGTATACCTATACGCCTGGCAGAACAGATCAGGGATCCTGCATATAATTGGAAAGGGCTCGGTATGGTCACCATCATTGAAGATGATGTGTGGATCGGATACGGGTCTACGGTACTGTGTGGGGTAAAGATCGGGGAAGGGAGCATCATTGGCGCTGGTTCGCTGGTAACAAAAGATGTGGAGCCCTATTCCATTTATGCAGGCGTTCCTGCCCGCAAAGTAAGAAGCCGTTTCGACGAACCCCTGGATCTGCAAACCCACCTTAAACTGGTTCAATCCAAATATTACGGCAAACTGTAAAATTTCATCTCCCAAATATTTATTGGTATGGAAAGGAAAAGTATTATCAATTTTGGTATTACAACGGGCAACTATTCTTCTTTCGTAAATAACATTGTTACGCTGGCGCATCAGAAAGAGAGCGCCAATGTATGCGTAGCGAATGTGCATATGTTCATCGAGGCCTACAAAGACCAGTCGTTCAACAGCATTATCAACGACGCCACCATGGTAACGCCCGATGGTAAGCCGCTTACCTGGGTGTTGAACTATGTGTATGGCATCCGGCAGGACCGTGTAGCAGGGATGGACCTGTTACCCGATCTGTTACAGCAAATGATGCTGAAAAGGTTGCCGGCCTTCTTTTATGGCGGCACGCCCGCTTTGCTGGAGAAGACAGAGCATTATTTACGGTATGCATTTCCCTATTTGCCAATTGCGGGTATGTACAGTCCGCCGTTCAGACCTGCCACACCCGAAGAAGAAGATCAGCTGGTGGAGCGGATCAATAATTCCGGCGCTGCTGTAGTACTGGTAATATTGGGTTGTCCCAAACAGGAACGCTGGATGGCATCCATGAAAGGCCGCATCAATGCCGTGATGATTGGCGTAGGTGGCGCTTTACCCGTTATGGTGGGTATGCAAAAACGTGCTCCGGGCTGGTTGCAGGGCATGGGCCTGGAATGGTTGTACCGCCTGATGCAGGAACCGCGCCGTTTGTTTAAACGGTATGTAGTTACTAACTCATTATTTATATATCTGTTCTTTAAGAAGATATTTAAGGTGCATGGGGTGAGGAGGTTGACAAGTTAACACGTTGACAAAGTTGATAGGGTTGACAGCGTTGATAAAGTAAGGCCCCGTCGCGGCCGTTTGCCGTTTGCCTTTTCACAACTGCCTACTGCCTTTTTACCATTAATCGTGACATATGAATAGCAGATTTTTGCGTCATTTACAGCTTACTTTGCTGGCAATGGACCTGGTGGCTATTAACATGGTATTTTTTATAGCCCGGTTCTTTTTCAGGAGAGAAATGCTGATAGATGCGTATGTAGAGTATACTTATTTTGGTGTTTATTTAACCGTTGCCTGGCTGATAGTAGCCCTCTCGAACAACGTATACCATGAGCGCAATATCTTTACGTTTGAATTGTTTGCCGGGCGATCGACCAGGGCCTTTCTTTACTTTTTGCTCATGATCTGTGCGTTCCTGTTCTTTTCGCATTGGTTTATCATTTCCCGGTTATTTATTGGAGTTATCATTTGTGGCATTCCACTGTTGCTAACGTGTAACCGGTTCTTATACCTGGCGGTTTATCATTATTTTAAAAAGAAGGATTTCTTCTCCCATAAAGTAGTGGTGCTGGGGTATAATGATCTGTCGAGACGCCTGGTTGATTACCTGGAAGAAGACGGGGTGAACAAGGAGGTGGTTGGGTATTGCGAAGAAGTGGAGAACATTCATGAGCTGTCGCGGTATCCCATACTGGGCAGCATCAATAAAGCGCTGGATGTTTGTAAACACTACGGCGCCACAGAAATATATTCAACCATAGTGCCTGAGGAAAATCCCGGTATTTACCGGTTGATCCAGAAGGCCGATCAGAATTGTATCCGTTTCCGCATAGTGCCCGATATTGGTGCGCTGGTAAAACGGCAGGTATATGTAGATTACCTGAACGAGATCCCGGTACTGTCGTTGCGGAAAGAACCGTTGGATGACCTGGGCAACAAGATCAAAAAACGGGTATTTGATATTATCGTGAGCGGATTGGTTACCATCTTCATTCTTTCCTGGCTGATCCCCCTGATCGGGTTGCTGATAAAACTCGAATCGAAGGGACCCATATTCTTCAGACAACAACGCAGCGGGCAGGATAATAAATCTTTCTGGTGTTTGAAGTTCAGAAGTATGAAGGTGAACGACAGTGCGAACACCATGCAGGCCACGCGCAACGATGCACGTATTACCAAACTGGGTCAGTTCCTGCGGCGCACCAGCCTGGATGAGTTTCCACAATTCCTGAACGTGCTGATGGGCGATATGAGTATTGTAGGGCCTAGGCCGCATATGTTAAAACACACCGCAGATTATTCAAAGATCATCGATGAATATATGATTCGCCAGTTCCTGAAACCCGGTATTACCGGCTGGGCGCAGGTGAATGGGTTCAGGGGCGAAACAAAAACACTCGATCAAATGAAAAAGCGCGTGGAGTATGACCTCTGGTACATGGAGAACTGGAATTTGTGGCTGGACATCAAGGTAATGTTCCTGACCGTATTTAACACCATAAAAGGCGAAGAGAATGCATTCTAAGACAAGTGTGACGAAAGCAGAGAAGTATAAAGTTGAGGGGGCGGGTAAGATCTTTTTGTTTATCGCCTTGCTTATTATAACCGGGTTATTTTGCGAATGGCCTAATTTTCACCCGGAACATTATTTTGGTTCTGAATATCACTGGTGGCTCGACATGATCTTTCATGGAGGCTATTATTTTGTAATTACCATTCTGTTATATATTGTTTTTTGTCGCGGCCGCCATAAGGCCGTGTTCTGGATAGCTGTATTTCTATCTTCCGGTCTTTTTGAGATCTGCCAGTCCTTTGTGCCCGGAAGGTCTGTTTCCTGGCTGGATATGACCAGTAATTTCATTGGCATTACGTTAGCCACATTGACCTGTTCCTTCTTTTACAGGTCATAATCCCCGCTATTTACCTTA
The Niastella koreensis GR20-10 genome window above contains:
- a CDS encoding VanZ family protein, giving the protein MHSKTSVTKAEKYKVEGAGKIFLFIALLIITGLFCEWPNFHPEHYFGSEYHWWLDMIFHGGYYFVITILLYIVFCRGRHKAVFWIAVFLSSGLFEICQSFVPGRSVSWLDMTSNFIGITLATLTCSFFYRS